A part of Cannabis sativa cultivar Pink pepper isolate KNU-18-1 chromosome 6, ASM2916894v1, whole genome shotgun sequence genomic DNA contains:
- the LOC115695249 gene encoding uncharacterized protein LOC115695249, with protein MALGVAIRGFTYRRKVIGIDAAWIKTKHKCVLLVATTQDSEYHSYPTAWGLVDSENNTSWTWFLEKLKDLIPNSSHLCFVSDRYRSIEHEVRLVYVMASHGACYWHVKQNIKHHFKSAVGTKLYKKAAIAYRIEEFNKHFDQLRKTYPRVAKYLENDVKFRKWSRAHFGGNRYEVMTTNIVESVNSLMRKSREYPIIAMIDFIISKMGQWFFERRWEACAVTTPLTPKREEILRKRWDETDSLITLQLNENEYNVMCGEPDAIVNLRLKSCMCKVFDIEKLPCIHAIVAAGKAQPQNTGELIYSMCSQYYT; from the coding sequence atggctTTAGGTGTGGCCATAAGAGGGTTCACTTACCGTAGAAAAGTAATTGGTATAGATGCAGCTTGGATCAAGACTAAGCATAAATGTGTGTTATTAGTAGCAACTACACAAGATAGTGAATATCATAGTTACCCCACTGCATGGGGTTTGGTTGATAGTGAGAATAACACTTCATGGACATGGTTCTTAGAGAAGTTGAAGGACTTGATACCTAATAGCTCACatttatgttttgtttctgATAGATATAGAAGTATTGAACATGAAGTTCGTCTTGTTTATGTTATGGCTTCTCATGGGGCATGTTATTGGCATGTAAAGCAAAATATAAAACACCATTTTAAAAGTGCTGTTGGGACTAAATTGTATAAGAAAGCTGCAATAGCGTACCGTATCGAAGAGTTTAATAAACACTTTGACCAACTTCGCAAAACATATCCACGTGTCGCTAAGTATCTTGAGAATGATGTCAAGTTCAGAAAGTGGTCTAGAGCACATTTTGGTGGTAACCGATATGAAGTCATGACCACTAACATAGTTGAGTCAGTGAACAGTTTGATGCGAAAGTCCAGAGAATATCCAATTATTGCTATGATTGATTTTATTATTAGCAAGATGGGACAATGGTTTTTTGAACGTCGGTGGGAAGCATGTGCAGTTACAACTCCATTAACACCAAAGAGGGAAGAAATATTACGCAAGAGATGGGATGAAACCGATTCATTGATAACTCTCCAGTTAAATGAGAATGAGTACAATGTGATGTGTGGAGAACCAGATGCAATAGTAAATTTAAGGTTAAAGAGTTGCATGTGCAAAGTTTTTGATATTGAGAAACTTCCATGTATCCATGCAATAGTAGCAGCAGGAAAGGCACAACCCCAAAATACTGGGGAACTCATATATTCTATGTGTTCACAGTACTACACATAA
- the LOC115695250 gene encoding uncharacterized protein LOC115695250, with product MLQTVGQFGGSPTEDPHLHIRSFLEVSDSFKLQGVSEEALRLKLFPFSLRDRARAWLNTLSPDSVANWNDLVEKFLRKYFPPTRNAKFQSEIMSFQQLEDETTSDAWERFKELLRKWPHHGISHCIQLETFYNGLNAASRMVLDASANGVILSKSYNEAFEILERIASNNYQWSTNRTPTSQKVAGVLEVDALTALTAQMASITNILKNMNMGGSVQPAIAIQRVEISYVYCCDRHTFENCPSNPASVCYVGNQNFNGNNNPYSNSYNPAWKHHPNFSWGGQGASSSGAQAQGKQPFPPGFSQQPRPQQPHQPQCSPTSSLENLMRDYMAKNDAIIQSQAASLRNLEIQLGQLANDLKNRLQGTLPSDTKNPRRDGKEHCKAVTLRSEKILESNVAATGSKEPSSIQKEGEIKKKPAISAAEIPADVTASGQHSATEKPLQKPPPPFPQRFKKQQDDGQF from the coding sequence atgctccaaacgGTTGGTCAATTTGGTGGGTCGCCAACGgaagatcctcacctccatATTCGCTCATTTTTagaggtgagtgattctttcaagcTACAAGGAGTAAGTGAAGAGGCTTTAAGATTGAAGTTGTTCCCATTTTCCTTGAGGGATCGGGCTAGAGCATGGCTTAATACTCTTTCTCCTGATTCGGTGGCTAATTGGAATGACTTAGTTGaaaaattcttgagaaagtacttTCCTCCAACAAGAAATGCAAAGTTTCAAAGTGAGATCATGTCCTTTCAACAATTGGAAGATGAGACCACTAGTGACGCATGGGAaagattcaaggagttgttgagGAAGTGGCCACACCATGGTATTTCTCATTGTATCCAACTTGAGACATTTTACAATGGTCTCAATGCGGCCTCTAGGATGGTGTTGGACGCTTCCGCTAATGGAGTCATTCTTTCCAAGTCTTACAATGAAGCTTTTGAGATTTTGGAAAGGATAGCTAGCAACAACTATCAATGGTCAACTAATAGAACTCCTACAAGCCAAAAAGTAGCGGGTGTTCTTGAAGTAGATGCTTTGACAGCTCTAACCGCTCAAATGGCCTCAATTACCAACATTTTGAAGAACATGAATATGGGAGGAAGTGTACAACCAGCCATTGCCATTCAAAGGGTAGAAATTTCTTATGTGTATTGTTGTGATAGGCATACTTTTGAAAATTGTCCTTCAAATCCAGCTTCGGTTTGCTATGTGGGTAATCAAAATTTCAACGGCAACAACAATCCATACTCAAACTCCTACAATCCGGCATGGAAGCATCATCCGAATTTTTCATGGGGAGGTCAAGGAGCAAGTTCAAGTGGAGCACAAGCACAAGGAAAACAACCATTTCCACCGGGATTTTCTCAACAACCAAGACCTCAACAACCACACCAACCTCAATGCTCTCCAACAAGTTCTTTGGAGAACTTAATGAGAGATTATATGGCCAAGAATGACGCTATAATTCAAAGCCAGGCAGCATCTCTTCGGAATCTTGAAATTCAATTGGGGCAATTGGCCAATGATTTGAAGAATAGACTACAAGGCACTTTGCCTAGTGACACCAAAAACCCACGAAGAGATGGCAAAGAGCATTGCAAAGCGGTAACCTTGAGAAGTGAAAAAATTCTTGAGTCAAATGTGGCTGCAACAGGTAGTAAGGAGCCCTCTTCAATCCAAAAAGAGGgggaaataaagaaaaaaccaGCAATTTCAGCTGCTGAAATTCCCGCAGATGTTACAGCATCAGGTCAGcattctgctacagaaaagccTTTGCAAAAGCCACCTCCACCATTTCCTCAACGGTTCAAGAAGCAACAAGACGATGGTCAATTCTGA